Genomic DNA from Candidatus Methylarchaceae archaeon HK02M2:
TTTACGAAAAGACCGGTTAAGACGATCTTTATTATGCTTACAGATCTTGGTAGGGAGACTGCCGAGACTGTAAAAGAAGTCAAACAAATTGATAATCTCACACCCGAGTTGATAATAAGTGGTAGATGGAGGGAGCTCAAACTTAGACCTTTTGATGTTGAGGCAATTGCTCCAACAAGCTACCCTGGTAAAAAGCATCCTGTCCAACGTTTTATTGACGAGGTTAAAGAAGCCTTCATTTCCCTTGGATTCGAAGAGATAGTAGGTCCTATAATTCAACCTGCTTTTTGGAACTTTGATGCTTTATTCGTACCCCAAGACCATCCAGCTAGGGATATGCAAGATACATTCTATATACCTAATATAAAAGATACAAAGACAAGTAGCCTAGATCTGATAGAAAATGTCTCAAGAACTCACACTGATGGTGGAGATACAGGATCTAAAGGATGGGGTTATGATTGGAAGTTGGACGAATCAAAAAGACTTGTCCTTAGGACCCACACAACTGCAGTCACAGTAAAATATCTTGCCGATACCAGAGCGTCTGAAGCCAAAGTCTTCTCGGTCGATAAAGTCTTTAGAAATGAGAAGCTCGACACTAAGCATCTTGCTGAACTTCATCAGATTGAAGGAATCGTGATGGGTAGGAAGGTTACATTACGTGATCTCATGGGTGTACTAAGCGAGTTTTATAAAATACTGGGCTTGAAGAAGGTAAAATTTTGGCCAACTTACTTTCCATATACTGAACCATCTTTACAGTCTATCGTATATGTAGAGGACTTTGGTTGGATGGAACTTTGTGGCATGGGTATCTTCAGACCTGAAGTAACTCTTCCCTTAGGAGTTAAGAACCCAGTTTTGGCATGGGGGGGAGGTTTAGAACGCCTAATAATGACTAGATTACATATAGAAGACATAAGAGAGCTCTATGAGAACAACTTAGGTTGGCTTAGGAAGGTACCTTTATGCCTGTAATCGAATTAACTTATGATAAACTAAAGGCCTTGATCAAGGCTGATGTATCTAAAAAGGAATTGGTAGATAAAATACCATACCTCGGCATCACCCTTGAAGAGGTTACAGACGAATACATGAAGGTCGAATATAATCCCAATAGACCCGACTTTTCAACCAGCTACGGTGTGGCTCGGTCTTTGAACGGTCTCTTTGGCTTTGAAAAGGGTGCGCCATCTTACTCAGTAAAAAAAGGAGAGGTTAATCTCATCGTCGATGAGTCAACACAAAAAGTCAGGCCCATTGTTGTCAGCCTTGTTGCAAAGGGCTTGGTCTTGGATGATGAACTGATAGAAGAGATCATCTCTATGCAAGAAGACCTTCATAATGGTATAGGTAGGCATAGGCGTAAAATGTCTATCGGGATTCACAATTTAGATGTCATCACCCCTCCCATAAGGTATACCACAGTCCCTTCAGACTTCAAATTCGTTCCATTAGATCATGAGGAAGAGATGAATATTGGAGAGATACTAAAAAGGACTGATGTAGGCAAGGAGTACGGTCACATATTATCTGACTTTGATCGATACCCAATCTTGATCGACTCTTTTGATAATGTACTCTCGTTCCCTCCTATCATAAACGGAGAACTGACAAAATTGACTATGTATACAAGTAATCTATTCATCGAAATAACAGCGACCGATATAGGGACAGCTGAGGATGCTCTGGCAATCTTGGCAGCTACTCTGAACGATGCCGGAGCTCAACTGGAGTCTGTCAAGGTTAGTCTCGGTAACTCCGTCAGAACAACACCTGATATGAGCTCCCAGAAGATGGAAGTTGATATTAAGTTGGCAAACGATCTAC
This window encodes:
- a CDS encoding phenylalanine--tRNA ligase subunit alpha, producing MKPLHSLERKLVLSLAKNGGGLLEDVAIKADMTLDQARRAIEWLRSKNMVEVKTTTRYIIEIAEEGKRAIEHGLPERRLVEVLKKLGKEVKLDELSKAFDSTPQEFSAAFGHARSRGWIDTDNRKKTVKLTSDKISSEESLLGMFVAKKKFFLDEFKEQERVALSELIKRPGYFTKRPVKTIFIMLTDLGRETAETVKEVKQIDNLTPELIISGRWRELKLRPFDVEAIAPTSYPGKKHPVQRFIDEVKEAFISLGFEEIVGPIIQPAFWNFDALFVPQDHPARDMQDTFYIPNIKDTKTSSLDLIENVSRTHTDGGDTGSKGWGYDWKLDESKRLVLRTHTTAVTVKYLADTRASEAKVFSVDKVFRNEKLDTKHLAELHQIEGIVMGRKVTLRDLMGVLSEFYKILGLKKVKFWPTYFPYTEPSLQSIVYVEDFGWMELCGMGIFRPEVTLPLGVKNPVLAWGGGLERLIMTRLHIEDIRELYENNLGWLRKVPLCL
- the pheT gene encoding phenylalanine--tRNA ligase subunit beta; amino-acid sequence: MPVIELTYDKLKALIKADVSKKELVDKIPYLGITLEEVTDEYMKVEYNPNRPDFSTSYGVARSLNGLFGFEKGAPSYSVKKGEVNLIVDESTQKVRPIVVSLVAKGLVLDDELIEEIISMQEDLHNGIGRHRRKMSIGIHNLDVITPPIRYTTVPSDFKFVPLDHEEEMNIGEILKRTDVGKEYGHILSDFDRYPILIDSFDNVLSFPPIINGELTKLTMYTSNLFIEITATDIGTAEDALAILAATLNDAGAQLESVKVSLGNSVRTTPDMSSQKMEVDIKLANDLLGLNLTEQEVSESLEKSRISVLSEDRKLIAIIPRYRVDILHLVDLVEEVAYGYGFDRLSPTLITSKNAGKPDETLSLMGSAREVMVGLGYIEVMNYNLVSKKVLHEFTNRKPRTIVKVENPKSLELELLRDILFPSLLLVLSKNIHEEYPQKIFEISKVFVKDARASTGIREVYHLATAISHSTANYTEAKSSLVSLFSQTFDLKVDTIPTFHPSFILGRAAIVRSGKFKLGIIGEIAPVVLENFRLRNPVTVYEVDLSKILDIIERKA